One region of Intestinimonas massiliensis (ex Afouda et al. 2020) genomic DNA includes:
- a CDS encoding helix-turn-helix domain-containing protein: protein MHISYQPLWDTLKERGMRKEDLRLAAGLTTNMIANMGKGEHISMKTLLRICEALNCGILDVIELEHDETYS, encoded by the coding sequence ATGCACATCAGCTATCAGCCGCTATGGGACACCCTGAAAGAGCGCGGCATGAGAAAAGAGGACTTGCGGCTGGCCGCTGGTCTGACTACAAATATGATTGCCAACATGGGCAAGGGCGAGCATATCAGTATGAAAACGCTGCTGCGTATCTGCGAAGCCTTGAATTGTGGGATTTTGGATGTGATTGAGTTGGAACATGACGAAACATATTCATAG
- a CDS encoding ParB/RepB/Spo0J family partition protein: protein MAQENTASTTDQVSSVKDVEQTKSAPPTPEASEVKPEPLASESPATLFEMAEVPSSSDNKDISSTENVVIPFEKISEIKAEKQVPGTDTVKKEAPVKAPKQSKAPKDKAAPAKTDAAKSSASKAKPEKTAKSSKSKTPAKTEPPAQETVPPAKTGPVAAPRSNEVEQVVYIKLSELHPFKNHPFQVRDDEEMRAMVSSVKDKGITNAAIVRPREGGGYEMVSGHRRMKASELAGFIDMPCIVRNLTDEQAITQMVEDNTNQRESILPSERAKALKMQLEAIKRQGARGDLTTSGQNGSKLENGQRSNQIVAERNKMAVKQVQRYIKLNDLVPDLMKMVDEKKIAFTPAVELAYIRPKNQRYIAIAIEGQQSAPSLSQAQRMRELDQKNMLNGDVIDGIMLEEKKEVDKVIISSQELSQYFGKDKTPREMKDQILKLLDEWKGKQKEIAKPEKKAEQEK from the coding sequence ATGGCACAAGAAAATACAGCCAGTACAACGGACCAGGTATCGTCTGTCAAGGATGTGGAGCAGACAAAATCTGCTCCTCCCACCCCGGAGGCATCGGAAGTGAAGCCTGAGCCCCTTGCCTCCGAGAGCCCCGCCACCCTGTTTGAAATGGCGGAAGTTCCCTCCAGCTCCGACAATAAGGACATTTCATCGACAGAGAATGTTGTGATCCCATTTGAGAAAATCAGTGAGATCAAAGCAGAGAAGCAAGTCCCCGGAACGGATACGGTCAAGAAAGAGGCCCCCGTTAAAGCGCCGAAGCAAAGTAAGGCGCCCAAAGATAAAGCTGCTCCTGCCAAGACAGACGCCGCAAAATCCTCTGCCAGCAAGGCGAAGCCGGAGAAGACTGCAAAAAGCTCCAAGTCCAAGACTCCGGCAAAGACAGAGCCCCCTGCCCAAGAGACAGTGCCTCCGGCGAAAACCGGGCCTGTTGCCGCTCCTCGCTCAAATGAGGTTGAGCAGGTCGTATACATCAAGCTCTCAGAACTGCACCCGTTCAAAAATCATCCGTTCCAAGTCAGGGACGATGAAGAAATGCGGGCTATGGTTTCGAGTGTCAAGGACAAGGGTATTACCAATGCCGCCATAGTCCGGCCCCGCGAGGGCGGTGGGTATGAGATGGTCTCCGGGCATCGTCGTATGAAAGCCAGCGAACTTGCCGGATTTATAGACATGCCCTGTATTGTTCGCAACCTGACAGACGAACAGGCCATTACTCAGATGGTAGAGGATAACACAAACCAGCGTGAGAGCATCCTCCCCAGTGAACGGGCCAAGGCTCTGAAAATGCAGTTGGAGGCTATCAAGCGGCAGGGCGCACGAGGCGACCTCACAACTTCGGGCCAAAATGGCTCGAAGTTGGAGAACGGCCAGCGGTCCAATCAAATCGTCGCAGAACGCAACAAGATGGCAGTCAAACAGGTACAGCGGTATATCAAGCTCAACGATCTTGTCCCTGACCTTATGAAAATGGTGGATGAAAAAAAGATCGCTTTCACTCCCGCCGTGGAGCTTGCTTATATCAGACCCAAAAATCAGCGGTATATTGCTATCGCCATTGAGGGCCAGCAGTCGGCCCCCTCTCTTTCCCAGGCACAGCGCATGAGGGAACTCGACCAAAAGAACATGCTCAACGGCGACGTGATCGACGGTATCATGCTCGAAGAGAAAAAGGAGGTAGACAAGGTGATTATTTCCAGTCAGGAGCTCAGCCAGTATTTCGGCAAGGACAAGACGCCCCGTGAAATGAAGGATCAGATTCTGAAACTTCTGGACGAGTGGAAAGGCAAGCAGAAGGAGATCGCCAAGCCGGAAAAGAAGGCCGAGCAGGAAAAGTAA
- a CDS encoding IS1182 family transposase, with protein sequence MQLKLHMVTIEDLVPEGHFLRKLEATLDLSFVREETAHLYSPRYGRPPIDPVMLVKYLLVGYLYGIPSERQIEQRIQTDVALRWYLGLDLFDRVPDHSTISQLRRRKPSFRKVFRRLFEEVVRQCIEKGLVSGRLAATDSTHVKANASRASEHLVEMLEEPGAYWERLDSYEEEGLQALEKRTGHRRKKRTKQIKRDSRRSHKRVSRTDPEAGHMKRPGKPEGQYYLSHQTLDTDHGVILGVTVTPGDVHDSVPYLDHLEQIHRNVFPIQAATADAAYDFPLAHRVLEEQGISFYVRPQPFADRTKVEFKRDAFSYDAENDVYQCPNGKELRVKGLYRSASGVYWEYWADRGDCRSCPCREKCLSENDQRGARRLLDTYFRPTVRRHLARQNEPDDLDALRKRQIWCEGTFAAQKWGHNLTRVLRRGLEAAEDHCLLSATALNLKRMIKYMG encoded by the coding sequence ATGCAGCTAAAACTGCACATGGTAACGATAGAAGATTTGGTCCCGGAGGGACACTTTCTGCGAAAACTGGAAGCCACGCTGGACTTGTCCTTCGTGCGTGAAGAAACAGCCCATCTGTACAGCCCCAGGTATGGCCGCCCGCCCATCGACCCAGTGATGTTGGTGAAGTATCTGCTGGTAGGATACCTGTACGGGATTCCATCGGAACGGCAGATCGAACAGCGTATCCAGACAGATGTGGCTCTGCGGTGGTATCTGGGCCTGGATCTGTTTGACCGGGTACCGGACCACAGCACCATCTCACAGCTTCGTCGCCGCAAGCCTTCTTTCCGCAAGGTTTTCCGCCGGCTGTTTGAGGAAGTGGTGCGTCAGTGCATCGAGAAAGGTCTGGTCAGCGGGCGGCTGGCAGCCACTGACTCCACCCATGTAAAGGCCAATGCCTCCCGGGCGTCGGAGCATCTGGTGGAAATGCTGGAGGAACCGGGCGCATACTGGGAACGGCTGGACAGCTACGAGGAAGAAGGACTGCAGGCACTGGAGAAACGGACTGGACACCGCCGGAAGAAGCGGACAAAGCAGATCAAGCGGGATAGCCGCCGCAGCCACAAGCGGGTGAGCCGAACGGATCCGGAGGCAGGGCATATGAAACGGCCGGGGAAACCGGAGGGCCAATATTACCTGAGCCACCAGACCTTGGACACGGACCACGGTGTGATCCTGGGCGTGACAGTAACACCGGGTGATGTGCATGATTCCGTGCCATACCTGGACCACCTGGAGCAGATCCATCGAAATGTCTTCCCCATTCAGGCAGCCACAGCGGACGCCGCTTACGATTTCCCTCTGGCTCACCGTGTGCTGGAGGAGCAGGGAATCTCTTTTTATGTCAGGCCGCAGCCTTTTGCCGATCGGACCAAGGTGGAATTCAAGCGGGATGCCTTTTCTTATGATGCGGAGAACGATGTTTATCAATGCCCCAATGGGAAAGAACTTCGCGTGAAGGGGCTGTACCGCAGCGCCAGCGGTGTGTACTGGGAGTATTGGGCAGACCGCGGAGACTGCCGGAGCTGTCCTTGCCGGGAGAAATGTTTGAGCGAAAATGATCAGCGCGGTGCGCGAAGGCTGCTGGACACCTACTTCCGTCCCACGGTTCGACGGCATCTCGCCCGGCAAAACGAGCCGGACGATCTGGATGCGCTGCGCAAGCGGCAGATCTGGTGCGAGGGCACGTTTGCCGCTCAGAAGTGGGGGCATAACTTAACACGCGTCTTGCGGCGGGGTTTAGAGGCAGCGGAAGACCACTGTCTCCTTTCAGCCACGGCCTTAAACCTAAAAAGGATGATAAAGTACATGGGATGA